The sequence GCCTACGCCGTCGCCCGGGCCAAGGTCGCCGGCCTGCTCGCCGCGACCCGGCTGCCCTCGCCCGCCCCCTACTACACGCGCACCACCGCACCCGGATACCTCCCCGGGATCCTCGCCCGCCACCACCTCGCACCCGACGGCACCCCACTGCCCGGCGCCGCGCGCCCGGCCGCGGGGGAGTCCCGGCTGCGCCGCCGGCTGCGCGGGCATCTGCGCGAGGCCGCCCGCGGGGCCTACCGGCACGGCGTGCAGCGCGTGGCCCCGGTGATCCGCAGGCTGGGGGAGCTGTGAGGGTCCTCGCCGTCATCCCGGCCCGCGGCGGCTCCAAGGGAGTCCCGGGCAAGAACCTCGCCGAGGTCGCCGGCACCCCGCTCGTCGCCCGCGCCGTCCTGGCCTGCCGGGCCGCGCCGACCGTCACCGACGTGGTGGTCTCCACCGACTCCGCGGCGATCGCCGCCGCCGCCCGCGCCGCCGGAGCCGACGTCATCGCCCGCCCCACCGCGATCTCCGGCGACACCGCGAGCAGCGAGGCCGCCGTCCTGCACGCGCTCGCCGCGTTCGAGGAACTGCACTCCCTCACCGTGGACGTGGTCCTCCTCGTCCAGTGCACCAGCCCCTTCCTCAGCACCTCCGACGTCGAGTCGGTCGCCGTCGCCGTCGCCTCCGGGGCGGCCGACTCGGCCCTGACCGTGGCCCCGTTCCACGGATTCCTCTGGCGGGAAGGGGACGACGGCCGCGGCGCCGGCGTCAACCACGACACGGCGCACCGCCCCCGCCGTCAGGACCGGCCGCAGGACCTGCTGGAGACGGGCGCCGCCTACGCCATGGACGCCGCCGGCTTCCGCGGCGCCCGGCACCGCTTCTTCGGCCGCACCCTCCCCGTCGCCACCGATCCCGCGCGGGTCCTGGAGATCGACGACCCGCACGACCTGGCCCGCGCCCGACTGCTCGCACCCCTGCTCGACCCGCGCCCCGGACCACACCCCGCACACCCCGCACACCCCGCCCCGGACCGCGACGCGCACCCCGACCCGCAGCCCGAACCGCAGTCCCCACCCCGTACATCCCCGCACCGAAGGACGCCCCCTGCCATGACGAGCACCCCCGACTCCCGCCTGCGCACCTTCGGCTCCCGCACCGCGGGCCCCGGCCGCCCCGTCTACGTCGTCGGCGAGATCGGCATCAACCACAACGGCGACCTCGGCAACGCCTTCGCCCTCATCGACGCCGCCGCCGAAGCCGGCTGCGACGCCGTGAAGTTCCAGAAGCGCACCCCGGAGATCTGCACCCCGCGCGACCAGTGGGACATCGAACGCGACACCCCCTGGGGTCGGATGACCTACATCGACTACCGCCACAAGGTCGAGTTCGGCGAGGACGAGTACCGCGCCATCGACGACCACTGCGCCAAGCGCGGCATCGACTGGTTCGCCTCCCCGTGGGACACCGAGGCCGTCGCCTTCCTGGAGAAGTTCGACGTCCCCGCCCACAAGGTGGCCTCCGCCTCCCTCACCGACGACGAGCTGCTGCGCGCCCTGCGCGCCACCGGCCGCACCGTCGTGCTGTCCACCGGCATGTCCACCCCGCAGCAGATCCGCCACGCGGTGGAGGTGCTCGGCAGCGCCAACATCCTCCTCTGCCACGCGACTTCGACCTACCCGGCGAAGGCCGAGGAGCTCAATCTGCGGGTGATCAACACCCTTCGTGAGGAGTACCCGAACGTCCCGATCGGCTACTCCGGCCACGAGACGGGCCTGCAGACCACCCTCGCCGCCGTCGCCCTCGGCGCCACCTTCGTCGAGCGCCACATCACCCTCGACCGGGCCATGTGGGGCTCCGACCAGGCCGCCTCCGTCGAGCCCGGCGGCCTCACCCGCCTGGTCCGCGACATCCGCACCATCGAGACCGCCCTCGGCGACGGGGTCAAGCGCGTCTACGAGTCCGAGCTCGGCCCCATGAAGAAGCTCCGCCGCGTCCGGGGCGAACTGGCCGCCGTCTGACCCCAGGCGCGTACGAGATCCGTCCCCCGACAAGGAGTACGTGGTGACCCCCTCCACCCTCGCGTTCGTCGAGAGTCCGGTCCAGCTCCTGAACGTGCTGGAGTGGGCGTACGCGCACCCCGGTGTCCAGCCGCAGCTGGACGGAGTACCTCGCCAGCGGGGGCGCCGGGCCGGCGGCGCGGACCTGCCCGGGCCCGCGCCCCGGCCGGCGGACGCCGCCTCCTGCCTGCGGATCGTCGTCCTGCCGCCCACCGACCCGATGTCCCGGGGCCAGCTGCGCCGGGTGGCCGCACTGGCGCGGGACGAGGGGCACGAGGTCCGCTGGCAGGAGGCGCGCGGCAGCCGGTTCGCGCCGCTGAAGGCGCTGGCCGCACTCGCCCGCGATGTGCGCGCCGCGCGCACGGTCGTCGTCGGCGACCCCTTCTCGCGCTACGTCCAGCTGCTGCTCACCCTGGTGCGCGCCGAGGAGCTGGTGGTGGTCGACGACGGCACCGCCACCATGGAGTTCATGGCCCAGACCGCCCGCGGCGAACGCCTCGTACGGTGGCACCGGGTCGGCGGTGGCGGACTGCCCGGCCGGATCCGCGAGCTGGCGTACGCACCCGTCTCGGTGACCGCCCGCCGCCGCTTCACCCCGGCCGCGCACCGCGGTCACCGCGTCGAGGTGTTCAGCTCGATGCCCGTCACCGCCCACGGCGGGATGACACTGCGGGTCAACGACTTCGCCTGGACCCGCGCCCGATTCGGCCCGCCTCGGCTGACCAGGGGCACCGACCTGGTCGGCACCTCGCTCGTGGAGACCGGGGTGGTGGATCCGGACCGCTATGTGGACGCGGTGCGCGCCCTGACCCTGGAGCACGGCGCCACCCGCTACTTCGCCCACCGCCGCGAGTCCCCGGAGAAGCTGCGCGCGCTGAGCCGCGCGACCGGGCTGGAGATCGTACGTCCGGACCTGCCGCTGGAGCTGATCGCCCGGCGCGGTCCCGTCGGCCGGACGATCGTCAGCTTTCCGTCCACCGTCGTCCACACGCTGCCGTACGCACTGACCGGTACCGGTGTCACGGTGGCCGTATGCGATGTGGACCCCGCCTGGCTCACCGGGTCCGCGTCCCCGCGCGCCCGCAGCTTCCTCGCCGGGGTCACGGACACCGCACGTGATGTGCGCAGACTGCCTGCCCAGGCGGC comes from Streptomyces virginiae and encodes:
- a CDS encoding N-acetylneuraminate synthase family protein, whose amino-acid sequence is MTSTPDSRLRTFGSRTAGPGRPVYVVGEIGINHNGDLGNAFALIDAAAEAGCDAVKFQKRTPEICTPRDQWDIERDTPWGRMTYIDYRHKVEFGEDEYRAIDDHCAKRGIDWFASPWDTEAVAFLEKFDVPAHKVASASLTDDELLRALRATGRTVVLSTGMSTPQQIRHAVEVLGSANILLCHATSTYPAKAEELNLRVINTLREEYPNVPIGYSGHETGLQTTLAAVALGATFVERHITLDRAMWGSDQAASVEPGGLTRLVRDIRTIETALGDGVKRVYESELGPMKKLRRVRGELAAV